The genomic stretch TTCCTTGCTGCGTTCAGCATGACAACTCCACGTGGCTACTGTGAAGAGTTCACAACCCCCGCGCCAACATCGACGCATGCTGCCCTGCGATGCGTCCAAATACCGCACCGCGCATCAACCCTGCTCCAGCCGGATAGTTAGAGTAAAAGAAACCGCCAGTGATCTCTCCAGTCGCGAATAAGCCGGGAATTGGACGTTCTAAATAGTCAACGACTTGCGCATTGGTGTCGATGCGAATGCCTCCGAAAGTAAAGGTAATCCCCAATGACACGGGATACGCGCAGAAGGGTGGTTGGTCGAGTCGTATGGCCCAGTTGGTCTTTTCCGGTTTCAGGCCGTTCGTATGTTTGCCATCGAGCACATCGGGATTAAACACACCGTCGGCAACGGCAGCATTATACTCTTCTAACGTCTTCAACATCGTGGCTTTACGGATGTTCAACGAGCGATACCGCGCGTCGATATAGTCAACCAAATCTGCCAGTGTATCTGCGGTCACCGGTGAGCCGGTATTGTAACGCGTTTCCAATAAAGGAACGGTTTTCTGGTCAAAAATCTGAAAAACGGTCGCACTGCGCTGCTGCAGAATGATCCGGCCCATCTTGGCGTAGGTGTAGAGATTGAAATCTTCTCCCTCGTCGACGAAACGTTCACCATCGAGATTCACCATTACCGAGAAGGGATAGGACAGGCGGTTAGTTTTATCGGTCAAGCGTAACTCGCCATAGATCGGTGCGTCGGCATCGATCGGTGTTGCATGGCATCCTGCCCATTCGCCGTAACTTTGCGCCCCTCTGGCTAATGCTTCACGTGTCATCTCTCCGGTGTTAAAGCGTGTGCCGCGCACTTTCACCAGACTCCACGCAGGACCAAGGTAGGCGGTGCGCATTTCGGGATTGGCTTGAAACCCACCGCTGCCAAGAACCAACGCTCGACAGTTCAGGAGATTGAGACCTTCGGGGCCACGTACTTCAAGACCAGTGACGCGGCCATCGTTGGCAGTGGCGAGGCGTAACGCTTGAGTTTCGTAGAGAACTGAAACTCCCGCTTCCTCTGCGATACGGAAGAGAGCTGATGAAAGAATAACGCCTTCACCTTTCACACGAAGTGCACCACCGAGTGGCAACTTGACTTTTGCCGCGCCAGGAACGGTGACTGCACCCACGGCACGGTTGAATTCCCACGGTACGCCAAGATCAGCCATCCAGCGTACGGTGTCATACGACTGATCAACCAACGTTGTGCTCAACTCCTGATCGTTGCGTCCGCCAGCGACACGCTCTAAATCGCGTAGATATGTTTCACGTGGGTATGGATCAGCAACGACGGTGTCAGGGTTATCATGCGACCGAACAATAGGAATCAAATCTTCCAGGTCAGCGTAGGTACAGCGGAACAACCCACCAGAGAAGCGCGTGTTGCCACCACGCAACTTTTGTGAGGCTTTCTCGACAACCACGACGCGTGCTCCTTCGGCCCGAGCAGCAAGGGCGGCAGTGAGCGCGGCATTGCCCGCACCAACAACAATCACATCGAAATCAGCATTTGGCACAATCTTTCCCCCTTATGGTACGGTGCATTTAGACCGAAAACTAAAAGCCCGTCAATTTGTTGGAAGACAAGCCAAGTAGGCCGGAATAAGCGTAGCGTTTCCGGCGCAAGCTTGCTCATCCGCAATCCGAATTCAGCAATCCGAAATTCCCCCCCCCCCGCCCTCTTG from Deltaproteobacteria bacterium encodes the following:
- a CDS encoding FAD-dependent oxidoreductase; translated protein: MVPNADFDVIVVGAGNAALTAALAARAEGARVVVVEKASQKLRGGNTRFSGGLFRCTYADLEDLIPIVRSHDNPDTVVADPYPRETYLRDLERVAGGRNDQELSTTLVDQSYDTVRWMADLGVPWEFNRAVGAVTVPGAAKVKLPLGGALRVKGEGVILSSALFRIAEEAGVSVLYETQALRLATANDGRVTGLEVRGPEGLNLLNCRALVLGSGGFQANPEMRTAYLGPAWSLVKVRGTRFNTGEMTREALARGAQSYGEWAGCHATPIDADAPIYGELRLTDKTNRLSYPFSVMVNLDGERFVDEGEDFNLYTYAKMGRIILQQRSATVFQIFDQKTVPLLETRYNTGSPVTADTLADLVDYIDARYRSLNIRKATMLKTLEEYNAAVADGVFNPDVLDGKHTNGLKPEKTNWAIRLDQPPFCAYPVSLGITFTFGGIRIDTNAQVVDYLERPIPGLFATGEITGGFFYSNYPAGAGLMRGAVFGRIAGQHASMLARGL